The following coding sequences are from one Anolis sagrei isolate rAnoSag1 chromosome 6, rAnoSag1.mat, whole genome shotgun sequence window:
- the RBM48 gene encoding RNA-binding protein 48, which produces MATEKSRGGEVGGAHQHHAQLGICASRAKYREGRRPRAVKVYTVNLESRYLLIQGVPALGVMKELVEQFALYGAIEEYHPLDDYPAEEFTEVYLIKFQKIQSARLAKRKLDERSFFGSLLHVCYAPEFESVQETREKLQDRRKYIARATNNKEQLLVKKQAPTTSFQKSLQPDISGSYSSEASTSNWNSRMHLHDQSCYEPLLKSAAVPSGEHCNSVLVEPPHVADCANGPQYFSQSSIITQSLQQELHNTSACCNLQRKAPYDNGLGRFMPRTTQLQERRRRRNEDNKLALLGSVSGSKEIIIGPRLPETPKIDLEDDSLNTSANLIRNRLKEVVTSVQTPKQSEGKPMNSQTEPAIKQRRRI; this is translated from the exons ATGGCGACTGAGAAGAGCAGAGGCGGTGAAGTCGGGGGCGCCCACCAGCACCACGCGCAGCTGGGCATCTGCGCTTCGCGGGCCAAGTATCGCGAGGGGCGCCGTCCCCGCGCTGTGAAG GTATATACTGTCAATTTAGAATCTCGATATCTCTTAATACAAGGAGTCCCTGCCTTGGGCGTTATGAAAGAATTAGTGGAGCAATTTGCTTTGTATGGTGCCATTGAAGAATATCATCCATTAGATGACTATCCGGCTGAAGAATTTACAGAAGTTTACCTCATCAAGTTTCAAAAAATACAGAGCGCAAG GTTAGCCAAAAGAAAGCTGGATGAACGGTCTTTCTTTGGCAGTTTGCTGCATGTCTGCTATGCTCCAGAATTTGAAAGTGTACAAGAAACTAGAGAGAAACTACAAGACAGAAGGAAATATATAGCAAGGGCAACCAATAACAAAG AGCAATTGCTGGTGAAGAAACAGGCTCCAACTACAAGTTTTCAAAAGAGTCTTCAACCAGACATTTCTGGATCTTATAGTTCTGAGGCATCCACTAGTAACTGGAATTCACGTATGCATCTTCATGATCAATCATGCTATGAACCGCTATTGAAAAGTGCAGCGGTTCCTTCAGGAGAGCATTGTAACAGTGTGTTAGTAGAACCTCCGCATGTTGCTGACTGTGCAAATGGACCCCAATACTTCAGCCAGAGCTCAATAATCACTCAAAGTCTGCAGCAGGAACTACACAACACATCAGCCTGCTGCAACCTGCAAAGGAAGGCTCCGTATGATAATGGACTTGGCCGATTCATGCCTCGAACAACTCAGCTGCAAGAGCGAAGGAGGAGGCGAAATGAAGACAACAAACTTGCCCTTCTTGGAAGTGTCAGTGGTAGCAAAGAAATCATTATTGGCCCAAGGTTACCAGAAACACCTAAGATAGACCTGGAAGATGATTCactgaacacctcagcaaacttAATTCGTAATAGACTAAAGGAG GTTGTGACTTCTGTTCAGACTCCAAAGCAATCTGAGGGGAAGCCCATGAACAGTCAAACAGAGCCAGCTATAAAGCAAAGGAGACGGATATGA
- the CLXN gene encoding calaxin: MNRKKLQKLAESLCKTAKHFNKFEVECLIKLFNQLEVEPSDRYAGIGLDRNSFRNILHDTFGMTDDMIMDRVFRAFDKDNDSCISVTEWVEGLSIFLRGTLEEKIKYCFEVYDMNSDGYISREEMFHMLKNSLLKQPSEEDPDEGIKDLVEITLKKMDYDHDGKLSYADFENAVKDENLLLEAFGPCLPDMKVFV; the protein is encoded by the exons ATGAACAGGAAGAAGCTGCAGAAACTAGCCGAATCTCTCTGCAAGACCGCCAAGCACT TCAATAAATTTGAAGTGGAATGCCTCATAAAGCTTTTCAACCAGTTGGAAGTGGAGCCCAGCGACAGATACGCTGGTATTGGTTTGGATCGCAACTCGTTTCGAAATATTCTTCATGACACGTTTGGAATGACAGACGATATGATAATGGACAGAG TGTTCCGTGCTTTTGACAAAGACAATGACAGCTGTATCAGCGTAACAGAATGGGTAGAAGGCCTATCAATATTTCTTCGAGGAACACTAGAAGAAAAGATAAAAT ACTGCTTTGAGGTCTATGATATGAATAGTGATGGATATATATCACGAGAGGAAATGTTTCATATGTTGAAGAAcagcctgctcaaacagccatcgGAAGAAGATCCCGATGAAGGAATTAAAGATTTAGTAGAAATAACACTGAAAAAAATG GACTATGACCATGATGGCAAACTTTCTTATGCAGATTTTGAAAATGCTGTAAAAGATGAAAACCTCCTTTTAGAAGCTTTTGGACCATGTTTACCTGATATGAAGGTATTTGTATAA